The window ATAATTTTCCAGCCAGCCGCCCGCTGCGACTTCCACGGTTTTATCCAGTGGCGTCATGGCTGCGGCAGTATTAATCGTACTGGTAATGACCAGACCGTCGATTCCCGCATAAATCCAGATGCCGGCCGTGGCAAAAAGTACGGCAACGATAATGGCCAGCAGAATGGAGATTTTCCGCGCGCGCTCATGCAGATCACCATCGGTACGCATCTGCAGATAGGTTGCACCATGCATCGCCAGCATACCAAGACTGACCAGACCAGCCACCAGTGCAAACGGATTCAGCAACGCCCAGAACGAACCTGTGTAATTGGAGCGCATAAATTCATCGAGGGTAAATGGCACACCGAGGAATAAATTACCGAAGGCCACACCAAACACCAGCGCAGGTACCGCACCGCCGATGGTCAGGCCCCAGTCCCAGGCACTGCGCCAGCGCGGATCTTCCATTTTTGAGCGGTATTCAAAACCCACCGGGCGGAAAAACATGGCAAACAGCACCAGCAATAACGCCCAGTAAAAACCGGAAAATGCGACGGCATATACCACCGGCCAGGCCGCAAAAATGGCACCACCGGCAGTAATAAACCATACCTGATTACCATCCCAGTGCGGGCCAATGGTATTCAGCATCACGCGGCGCTCGCTGTCGGTTTTACCGAGCACACGTAACAAGGCACCTACGCCCATATCGAAACCGTCGGTCACTGCAAAACCAATCAGCAGCACACCAATTAATACCCACCAGATTAATTTAAGGCTTTCGTAATCCATGTTCTGCTCCTTATGCCTGATCGGCGACAGCTTGCTGAGGCTGGGCGACAGCCGCACCGGCAGCGTGATTCTGTTCAAAATGATAACGGCCGGTATGCAGACTGGATGGCCCCAGTCGGGCAAAGCGGATCATCAGGTACATTTCGACAATTAACAGCAGCGTATAAAAACCGATAAACCCTGCCAGACTCATATACAGATCTTCCACCGAACGGCTTGAGACCGATAAATGCGTTGGCAGCACTTCGGCAATCGACCACGGCTGACGACCGAATTCCGCCACAAACCAGCCGACTTCACAGGCAATCCATGGCGCCGGCAACGAAATAATCAGGGCCTTTAACAACCAGGTT of the Thalassolituus hydrocarboniclasticus genome contains:
- the cydB gene encoding cytochrome d ubiquinol oxidase subunit II; amino-acid sequence: MDYESLKLIWWVLIGVLLIGFAVTDGFDMGVGALLRVLGKTDSERRVMLNTIGPHWDGNQVWFITAGGAIFAAWPVVYAVAFSGFYWALLLVLFAMFFRPVGFEYRSKMEDPRWRSAWDWGLTIGGAVPALVFGVAFGNLFLGVPFTLDEFMRSNYTGSFWALLNPFALVAGLVSLGMLAMHGATYLQMRTDGDLHERARKISILLAIIVAVLFATAGIWIYAGIDGLVITSTINTAAAMTPLDKTVEVAAGGWLENYSRYPIMISAPVIAFAGLLITVLMSAANRGALAFIGSSLAVTGIICTAGFSLFPFIMPSSLDPAFSLTVWDVVSSQKTLGIMFWVAMFFVPIILLYTAWGYYKMRGRLTTAFIEDNKYSTY